CAAGGGTTACACCTGGAACCTGCCCGTAATAAACGGCTTGGAGGCAAAAATAGGAAAGGTTGGCCAAAGAACGACTTCGCAAAAATTGTTAAAGGCGATCGAAGTTTTGCAGTATGTGCAATTCATGAAGTCTCCGCTCTGGTCAATGATTGCGGCCGTTGATTTGAGCGATGAGAAGGTGCTGCAGATTTCATTGATTCGCGGCGGCGCAAAAGTGCGTTGCAATTATGAGGACTATCAGAGCGAATTGTATGTTTTAAATCTTTACATTGAAAACTATTTAAACTGGGATCAACTGGCGGATATCGAATATATTGATTTGCGTTTTGAGGACCGCCTGGTTTTGAAAAACAAGAAGAAACAGGGATAAAATTTATAGCTCCAGGGAGATAGATTATGGAAAAAAACGACATTATTTGCGGTCTTGATATTGGCACGACCAAAATTGCGGCCATTGTGGGTAAGCTGGATGAGGAAGGAAATTTAAATGTTGTGGGAGTGGGGACTCATCCATCGCACGGGCTGCGCAGGGGCGTGGTGGTCAATATTGAAAAAACGGTCAATTCGATTAAGCAGGCTGTTCAGCAGGCGGAACTAACCAGCGGGCATCGGATTACGCGCGTTTTTGCGGGTATTGCGGGCGATCACATTCGTTCGTTAAACAGCAAGGGCGTAATTGCGGTGAGCGGAAAAGATAAAATCATCACTAAAAGAGACGTTGGTCGCGTCCTGGATGCAGCCCAGAATATTTCTCTGCCTAAAGATCGGAAAATTCTTCATGTGCTGCCTCAGGAGTTTACGGTGGACAATCAGGACGGAATTAAAAATCCGGTGGGCTTTGCAGGCACGCTTCTGGAAGCGGAAGTGCACATCATCACCGGAGCGATTACGGCGATTAAGAACATCATAAACTGCATCGAAGAAGCCGGTTATGAGGTTGGAAATAATATTGTGCTTGAGCCTTACGCTTCCAGTCTTTCTGTTTTGCACGACGATGAGCGGGATTTGGGAGTGGCCATCATTGATATTGGAGGAGGCACCACCGATATTGCCATTTTCTTTGACGGCGCCATTCGCTTCACCAAAGTTCTGGGCATTGGCGGCGAGCAGGTTACCAACGATCTGGCACAGGGCTTAAGGACATCCAAAGAGCAGGCGGAAGAGATCAAGAAGAAGTACGGTCTTGCCATGCAATCCATGCTGCAGCGAGATGAATTGATCAGCGTGCCGGGCGTGGCCGGTCGCTTGCCGCGGGAAATTTCGCGTAGCGTGGTGGCGGCCATTGTTGAGCCGCGCATGGAGGAGATCTTTCAACTGGCTTTAAAGTACATGGAGCGTTCGGAGGCGTTCGATTCATTAGGCGCCGGTGTTGTTTTAACCGGCGGCGCTTCGCTTATCGAAGGGACCAAGGAACTGGCGCAGCGTGTTTTTGGCATGCCGGTGGAAGTTGGAATCCCGCGCGTTTACGGAGGACTGGTAGAAACGGTGCGCAGTCCGGTTTACGCCACCGGTGTGGGTTTGCTTTATTATGCCATTAAGCATGGCGATCAGGGAGGCGGCGGAAGAATTTGGTCTGATCTATTGATCAGAGTTAAAAAAATGGTAGAAGATATGTTTGGTTAATAAGAAAATTTTATTTGAAGGGGAGATAAAAAATGATTCAATTTGATGCATCGGAAACCCAGGGCGCCAAAATTAAAGTGATTGGCGTGGGCGGCGCAGGCGGCAATGCCATCAACGGCATGATTGAGGCCGGTCTTCAGGGCGTCGAATTTGTGGTAATTAATACCGACGCTCAGGATCTGGAGAAGAGTCAGGCTTCAATGCGCGTGCAAATCGGTAAAAATCTGACCAAAGGTCTGGGAGCCGGTTCTAATCCGGAGATCGGTTTGCGGGCAATAATGGAAGACAAAGAACGCGTCATCGAAATCATCAACGGGGCGGACATGGTGTTCGTTACCTGCGGGTTAGGCGGTGGAACGGGTACGGGCGCCGCTCCGA
This sequence is a window from Caldithrix abyssi DSM 13497. Protein-coding genes within it:
- the ftsA gene encoding cell division protein FtsA, which produces MEKNDIICGLDIGTTKIAAIVGKLDEEGNLNVVGVGTHPSHGLRRGVVVNIEKTVNSIKQAVQQAELTSGHRITRVFAGIAGDHIRSLNSKGVIAVSGKDKIITKRDVGRVLDAAQNISLPKDRKILHVLPQEFTVDNQDGIKNPVGFAGTLLEAEVHIITGAITAIKNIINCIEEAGYEVGNNIVLEPYASSLSVLHDDERDLGVAIIDIGGGTTDIAIFFDGAIRFTKVLGIGGEQVTNDLAQGLRTSKEQAEEIKKKYGLAMQSMLQRDELISVPGVAGRLPREISRSVVAAIVEPRMEEIFQLALKYMERSEAFDSLGAGVVLTGGASLIEGTKELAQRVFGMPVEVGIPRVYGGLVETVRSPVYATGVGLLYYAIKHGDQGGGGRIWSDLLIRVKKMVEDMFG